Part of the Quercus robur chromosome 5, dhQueRobu3.1, whole genome shotgun sequence genome, CTTCTTCAGACATATTCTTAAAGGGAAGGCCCTAAACTTGAACCCAAAATGGAGAGTGGGTGAAGGAGATGTTTATGACTGATAATCCCTTTCGTACTTGAAAGTAACCCAAAACTTCTCACCTTCCGGTTTAATGATGTTGCCGCCCTTCGCAGTGGTCTGTCAATGGGTAAGTCCACACGTACCCTCATGAATTTAGCTTGCTCCGACAACCAAGACCGTTTATCTGTTTCTATGTACTTACCCAATTTGTTGCCTAGATCCCTTCCAACTTCTTCAGACATATTCCCAAAGGGAAGACCCCAAACTTGAACCCAAAATGGAGAGTGGGTGAAGGAGATGTTTATGACTGATAATCCCTTTCGTACTTGAAAGTAACCCAAAACTTCTCACCTTCTGGTTTAACGATGTTGTCGCCCTTCGCAGTGGTCTGTCAATGGGTAAGTCCACACGTACCCTCATGAATTTAGCTTGCTCCGACAGCCAAGACCGTTTATCTGTTTCTATGTACTTACCCAATTTGTTGCCTAGATCCCTTCCAACTTCTTCAGACATATTCTCAAAGGGAAGGCCCCAAACTTGAACCCAAAATGGAGAGTGGGTGAAGGAGATGTTTATGACTGATAATCCCTTTTTCCATTTGCACATTAGCAAGAGATTGTTGTCGAAATTCCACGGTCCATTCCTTTCAACCCATTCCATCTGGTATTTGGagttaaatttgaatttgaaaatattcTTTCCAACATCCATAATCCTCAAATCGGAACCCAACTTCCAAGCAAATCTGAGAGTGCTTTTCAACGCTCTCAAATTCTGATTTTGATCTACTGGGAGTCTGCCAAAGAGACTTAATGCGCATTCCTCTAAAAGTTTTGATTTACTAGTGGTTGAGATGgagatgtcttcttcttcttctttagtgAGTTGGAGATGTTGTAAACCTTCAATGACTGCTTGATCCATGTTAGAGAGGAGTAGAGCATAAATTATGGGCTATAGCAAACCCAGGGAGATCCCGTATCAAAGAAGGGAGAGGGGACTCGTGCTAGACAAGAGAAAATGCTCCTACGCTGGGAGAGAAAAGGTTTTTTTGGGGCTTAAGAAAACTTTTTCCGTTCACTACTTTATTAGTATTGCTTTAAATTTGGTATTTGATATATGTGGTTAATGTAGGAAATATTCACGAAATTCACAAATATATGAGAtgtgaaaataaagaaaaaaatgtgtcaaagaaaataatcacataagACAATATTTTCGTGATTCGGCAATTTTCCTACGTTCACAAAATTgcaattatttcactatttttaagggaaaaaaaatacaaagtatgGTAGTatagtttttctctctcaaaacaatACCTCAAACCCTAATCTAAAATCACGGTATTTATATCTTGCACCTACCGGCCCAAATTTTCCCTCCGTTGACTAAACTTTAgaaaatctctcattaaaaatcGTAACACTTTTATATTAGATCGAGTCATAATTCGGATCAAATACAACTAGACCCCACATTGCCCAATAGTTAATATATTGGTTTGTGTGTGAAATTCATAATATACTTGTTGAATCTATTTGTTTATTCTACTACCTAAATTGCTTTgggtaaaaacaaaaaagtaataaaaaaatctatttttttatagtgGTATATGAGAATTTTATTCAGGAATTACCAACCCAAATGTAATCCTTTAGCTATGTTGTCATGTATAGAATACGATTCCGTGACATGTATTTGTTGTTGAGCAAAGTGTTAGGGAAGCTCCAAGAAAGAGGTCTCCTACGCCCTTTTGATCCACAAACAATCCCAAACTTATTGCCTAAAGGGGTTTGACATCAATCAAAAGTTCGCCTATCACTAGGGCCCTAGCTACTCTACTGATCATTGCTTTTCTCTCAAGCATGCCATCTAAAGATttgattgaaaaagaaattattgtgaaactaTGCTACCACTCAAAGCCGAAGAATCAATTGTCTGTTTGAAGAAGAAAGCTGGTCTAAAAAGCCCAAGAAGAATCCCACTTTCTCGACCCATATGTCTTATGTATGTTGACTTGGAAGACATCAACCAAGTATAATATttgggaagaagaagataagcCTGTTTCATCAAAGCTGAACATCTAAACAGTCTAAAACACCCAAACAGTCCACCTTGCCCAAATAGTCAGCCAACCCACAAGGTGAAGTTACTGGTTACCCACAACACTCAAGAGGTCCAAGTCCAacacttcaaagttcaaacctcCTACCTAGGCCATGTCAATCACTTTTAAGGGAATTTTGCAGGAGTAAAAAGGAAGATGAAAGACCAATGTACCTTAAAGCTTGAAAAGACATTTTTAGACAAAAGAGTAGTGTAGGAGACTAGGAGGTATGGGGTTGAGAAagatttaaaatatgaataCTACATTTACTGCCAAACTAGGATGGAGTATATAATTACCAAAGAGAAATTTTATGGGCGGCGAGACAATCTTAATGAAGCTAACAAGGTAgctcttatcttttcttttctttctttttttttttttaattatttttttatatat contains:
- the LOC126728517 gene encoding uncharacterized protein LOC126728517; amino-acid sequence: MDQAVIEGLQHLQLTKEEEEDISISTTSKSKLLEECALSLFGRLPVDQNQNLRALKSTLRFAWKLGSDLRIMDVGKNIFKFKFNSKYQMEWVERNGPWNFDNNLLLMCKWKKGLSVINISFTHSPFWVQVWGLPFENMSEEVGRDLGNKLGKYIETDKRSWLSEQAKFMRVRVDLPIDRPLRRATTSLNQKVRSFGLLSSTKGIISHKHLLHPLSILGSSLGSSLWEYV